The Siniperca chuatsi isolate FFG_IHB_CAS linkage group LG12, ASM2008510v1, whole genome shotgun sequence genome has a segment encoding these proteins:
- the LOC122885146 gene encoding olfactory receptor 6N1-like: protein MKSNNSLNPLYFQFTLFGDSGPLRYLFFCLCLLIYMTIISANVLIILTVCLEKTLHQPMYMFISFLSLNSLYGSAGFFPRFLMDILSDTHLISRASCFIQMYVIYTYASYELTILGIMAYDRFVAICQPLHYHSKMTLSMVRHLLIFAVLYPAVALGFCLYLTVRLPLCGNKLHRVFCSNWPVVQLSCVDTTLNNIVGPFVVITNIFMPLFFILYTYLRILLVCRRSSSEFRGKALQTCLPHMVTFVTYSFSLVCELSLTRFEADKMNQIIIVVLSLEYLIIPPINNPLVYGLNLPQIKGVIFRFLKIHKMVPAVKI, encoded by the coding sequence ATGAAGAGCAACAACAGCCTGAATCCTTTATACTTTCAGTTCACACTATTCGGAGATTCTGGGCCCCTCAGATATCTGttcttctgtctgtgtctgttgatCTACATGACTATAATCTCTGCAAATGTTCTCATTATTCTGACAGTCTGCCTGGAGAAGACTCTTCATCAACCCATGTACATGTTTatctcctttctgtctttaaaCTCTCTGTACGGCTCAGCCGGCTTCTTCCCGAGGTTCTTGATGGACATTCTGTCTGACACTCATTTGATCTCACGTGCATCTTGTTTCATTCAGATGTATGTTATCTACACCTATGCATCATACGAACTGACTATCCTCGGTATCATGGCCTACGATAGATTTGTTGCTATTTGCCAACCTTTACACTATCACAGCAAAATGACGTTGAGTATGGTGAGGCATCTTTTGATTTTTGCTGTGCTCTACCCTGCAGTTGCTCTTGGCTTCTGTCTTTATCTTACTGTTCGATTGCCTTTGTGTGGAAATAAACTGCACAGGGTTTTCTGTTCTAACTGGCCTGTGGTTCAGCTCTCCTGTGTGGACACAACCCTGAACAACATAGTTGGTCCGTTTGTTGTGATAACAAACATCTTCAtgcctcttttttttatcctgtaCACCTATCTACGGATTCTGCTTGTGTGCAGGAGAAGCTCATCAGAATTCAGAGGAAAGGCCTTACAAACCTGCCTGCCCCACATGGTGACATTTGTAACCTATTCGTTCTCTCTCGTCTGTGAGCTGTCACTGACTCGATTTGAGGCTGataaaatgaatcaaatcatCATAGTTGTTTTATCTTTAGAATATCTGATCATTCCCCCCATCAATAACCCTCTAGTTTATGGCCTGAATCTGCCTCAAATCAAAGGagtgatttttagatttttgaagATACACAAAATGGTTCCTGCTGTCAAAATTTAA